The following proteins are co-located in the Streptomyces bottropensis ATCC 25435 genome:
- a CDS encoding bile acid:sodium symporter: MEHHQVAIYLAAMAVGGLLGRLAPVVGPGLEHAINPPVLGTLLFVTFLQVPAAELVRSLRDGRFLAAALAVNFVIVPLIVAAMFTFLPEDQAVRVGVLLVLLCPCVDYVIVFSGLAGGSSRRLLAATPLLLVAQMLLLPLFLYLFMGSELAEVVEAGPFLEAFAFLILIPLALAWALQAWAARRPAGQRVSDAATTTMVPLMAATLLTVVASQIPKLGDSLTDVAVVVPFYVLFLLVMAFAGKAIARLFRLDTGAGRAIVFTGATRNSLVVLPLALALPDALVVAAVVVVTQTLVEVLGMVAYVRLIPSLLPLDKREDDVPAAS, translated from the coding sequence ATGGAACACCACCAGGTCGCGATCTATCTCGCGGCGATGGCCGTCGGCGGGCTGCTGGGCCGGCTGGCCCCGGTCGTCGGTCCGGGGCTGGAGCACGCCATCAACCCCCCCGTTCTCGGCACCCTCCTCTTCGTCACCTTCCTCCAGGTCCCGGCCGCCGAACTGGTCCGCTCGCTGCGCGACGGCCGTTTCCTCGCCGCGGCCCTGGCCGTGAACTTCGTGATCGTGCCGCTCATCGTCGCGGCGATGTTCACGTTCCTGCCCGAAGACCAGGCCGTGCGGGTCGGTGTGCTGCTGGTACTGCTCTGCCCGTGCGTGGACTACGTGATCGTCTTCTCCGGGCTGGCCGGCGGCTCCAGCCGCCGCCTCCTGGCCGCGACCCCACTGCTTCTCGTGGCCCAGATGCTCTTGCTGCCGCTGTTCCTGTACCTGTTCATGGGCTCCGAGCTGGCCGAAGTCGTTGAGGCGGGCCCGTTCCTCGAAGCCTTCGCCTTCCTGATCCTCATCCCGCTCGCCCTCGCCTGGGCCCTGCAGGCGTGGGCCGCGCGTCGGCCGGCCGGACAGAGGGTCTCCGACGCGGCGACCACCACGATGGTGCCGCTGATGGCCGCGACCCTGCTGACCGTGGTCGCCTCCCAGATCCCCAAGCTCGGCGACAGCCTCACCGACGTCGCCGTCGTCGTCCCCTTCTATGTCCTGTTCCTGCTGGTGATGGCCTTCGCCGGGAAGGCGATAGCCCGGCTGTTCCGGCTCGACACTGGCGCCGGACGGGCCATCGTCTTCACCGGCGCGACCCGCAACTCCCTGGTCGTCCTGCCCTTGGCCCTGGCACTGCCCGACGCCCTCGTGGTCGCAGCGGTCGTCGTGGTCACCCAGACGCTGGTCGAGGTTCTGGGGATGGTCGCCTACGTCCGGCTCATCCCAAGCCTGCTCCCCCTCGACAAGCGCGAGGACGACGTACCCGCCGCATCGTGA
- a CDS encoding heavy metal-responsive transcriptional regulator — protein MTSYRISQLAERSGVPATTLRFYETAGLLPAERTPSGYRVYGEDAVERLAFISSAKLLGLALEEIRELLDVREEGVCASVRARMLPLVADRIKDTDGRIAELRAFSAHLAGVHTVLSGPAPAGACGSDCGCTTTSVPAAGPVPVTLSPTRPTSGSERETWRDAPVACTLGGAELGERVEQWRTLAGKAEQREEIGDGLRLSFPPEAELAGQLAALAAAEQSCCAFFDFTLHLTPDALQLSVRAPESAAGMLAELFGATA, from the coding sequence GTGACGAGCTACCGCATCTCGCAGCTGGCCGAGCGCTCAGGTGTTCCGGCCACGACGCTGCGTTTCTACGAGACCGCCGGGCTGCTGCCCGCCGAGCGGACCCCGTCCGGGTACCGCGTCTACGGCGAGGACGCGGTGGAACGGCTGGCGTTCATCTCCTCGGCCAAGCTGCTGGGTCTGGCGCTGGAAGAGATCCGCGAGCTGCTGGATGTCCGCGAGGAAGGTGTGTGCGCCTCGGTCCGGGCCCGGATGCTGCCGCTGGTGGCCGACCGGATCAAGGACACCGACGGTCGGATCGCCGAGCTGCGCGCGTTCTCGGCCCACCTGGCCGGAGTTCATACCGTGCTGTCGGGCCCGGCACCGGCGGGTGCGTGCGGCTCGGACTGCGGCTGCACGACCACCAGTGTCCCGGCGGCCGGACCGGTTCCGGTGACGCTTTCGCCGACCCGCCCCACCTCCGGATCGGAGCGGGAGACGTGGCGGGACGCCCCGGTCGCCTGCACGCTCGGCGGCGCCGAACTGGGCGAGCGCGTCGAGCAGTGGCGCACGCTCGCCGGGAAGGCCGAGCAGCGCGAGGAGATCGGCGACGGGCTGCGGCTGTCCTTCCCGCCGGAGGCCGAACTCGCCGGACAACTCGCGGCGCTCGCCGCGGCCGAGCAGAGCTGCTGTGCGTTCTTCGACTTCACCCTGCACCTGACTCCCGATGCCCTTCAGCTGAGCGTGCGCGCGCCAGAGAGCGCCGCCGGAATGCTGGCCGAACTGTTCGGAGCGACCGCATGA